The genomic window ggtggaggGGCTCCAGGGCGTACCGCACCATGCCCGGACTGGCGGTCAGGCTGTCTGCCCAGCGGGTGAAGGCTGTGCCATCCTCGGAGAAGAAGAGGTCCACCCCCTCGCCGGCCTTGCCCCCGTCACCTCCGTCTCCCGGTCGCTGAAGGCCTGGTGGAAGCTGTCTCCGTGCCCCATGGCGCGCGCCAGCTCCTTGCACCGCTCGTACCTCGCTGTGCCTCTGACCAGTATCCCCACCTGAATGCTGGCCTCCACCCCCAGGCAGTCCTTCACCTCCTCTGAGGTATAGCCCTGGGACGCCACCTCACAGGTCCGAATAGCCGTCAAGTCCTTGAAGAGACCGCCCAGCGCCACCGACTTGATGTAATGGGTGCCGTAGGTGGCCACCAGCTTCCTGTAGTGGTACCTGGTGCCCTCGTGTGAGGCGTTGGGCAGAATCGCCAGGGATTGCGCAAACTGGGCAGCCAAGAGGGGCTGGTCCTTCACCCAGTACTGGTAGTATTGGCAGTGGAACTCGTGGCTGGTGAAGCTGTACTTGTCTGATTTGGACCTTGTGGTGCCGAAAGTCGTCAGCTTGGACTTGGAGCCGGCCACCACGAAGTTGGCGGTGACGCCCGGCTTGGGGGTTACCTGGAGGTCGGCCTTCCAGTCGTTGGAGATCTTCGACGAGGCCGAGATGCCCAGCTCGGCGGCGGAGCGGAAGAGACGGCTGGACAGCAAGCGCTTGCAGGACGGACGGACCCGCCAGTCCACCAGTGAGAGGGGCAGGCGCTGCCGGGCATCGGACATCAGCCAGTTGCTGCAGAGGGTGCAGGTGCCATCTGGGTTGCACCTGCTGTTGACATCGATCACGAAGGCCCCTTTGGTCTGTAGAGTCACCACGTCGTAGCCCTCCCCCGCCAGCCTGGCCCCTGGTACAAAGCTGGTGCCCTGGCACTCATTGGCATTGCCTGTGTTGCAGTCACAGAGGGAATCCCGAAAGCacaggcagaggaggaggaggaggatagcTGGACGTCTATTTGGCATCATGGCATCGGTAGCAGCTCCCGTCATCAAAGTAGGAGAGATCTGGAAGGGAAAGAGGAGAATCATGGACCCAAAATTTAATCTCCTGGACCCACAAATAGATTCAGGCCTGCATGATTGTTTACACAGCTGCAAAGTGGAATTATAAatgtgtttgattgacagctttatgagTAGTTGTGAATTCACCTTTCTTTGAAGTGTTGTTTTCAATGCCTGGTTTTCTATTTGGATATGATTAGGAAATGATAAATGGGTTAAAAATTTCTGTCAAGAAGACTTTCACGGGCTCTGTTTGATTGATAGTTTTATGAGTTGTAATAATTTGATCTTTCTTTGAAGTgttttttcttcaattcctcattgCCTACTAGGACAAGATTAGACAATGCCAAGTGTATGAGAGCTTTCCTTTTCAGAAGACTTCCACAGGCTgtatttgattgacagttttatgagttGTAATAATTCTATCTTGTtttgaagtgattttttttttcaatgcctgattgtttatttggacaagactAGCAGATGATAATACAATTaatgtttgtttttttcaataagaTGTTCTTGGCTGTTTGATTGATAGTTTTATGAGTTATTGTAATACTTTGTttctttgattgacagttttagaAGTTGTAATCATTTTATCTTTCTTTgaagtgagtttttttttcaatgcctgattgtttatttggacaagattagcAGATGATAAGAGAATTAAAGTTTTTATCAAGAAGAGTTTCACGGGctctgtttgattgacagttttatgagcttACTGGGGGTTGATCATTTTCCAAGTGAGCTTTGAATAGCTGGTTTTTATTTTTGATCTTGCTTTGATCATTTCAAAGAAGTTCCAATGTAATTAATGGCTCATGGCTTCTCTATTAGGTAGATAATGTGTGACTGGGCATGGCGAGAGAATGGGGTGGACACAGGGATGGTTGGGCAGGTCACaggaggtgaggggtgagagatagagggacaatCAATCGAAGCGGGAAGATGTCCCAATAAATGGGTTAAAGCCTTTCAGACCTGCTAGACTCAGTGACTCCCTTTCGGGGTCTGCCTGGGGAGGGAGAGTACTGCTTCTAGAATAATCAGGAACTGTGGATTCCCAAATATCGGCTAAATGGACGGACTTTCTGAAGTCCGAAACGTGACATCGGGAAAGGATCGGCTGAAGCTGCAGGAGGGCAGGGTCTCCCCGATCGGGGCACTTTTTAAGAGGGAGTCTGTCCGTcggggaccctgttaaagagggagtctctccgtcagggtcccctgttaaagaggaagtctctccctcagggtcccctgttaaagagggagtctctctgtcagggacccctgttaaagagggagtctctccgtcagggacccctgttaaagagggactctctccgtcagggacccctgttaaagagggagtctctccgtcagggacccctgttaaagagggagtctctccgtcagggacccctgttaaagagggagtctctccgtcagggacccctgttaaagagggagtctctccgtcggggacccctgttaaagagggagtctctccgtcggggacccctgttaaagagggactctctccgtcagggaccacCTTTTAAAGGGGGCTTTCTTTACACAGCTTCATGTTCTCCATCTCGCTCTCGAATTCACCCTTGAGATGGAGCAGGGGATTGAACTCCCTGTCCTCGATGTGCTGGCTGAGAATCTCCCAACGGATTCTCTACTCCAGTCGCCCCCAATCCACCCTTCACTGGATAGTGTACCCACTGGGATCCAATTAGAATCcgataaaaatttggaattaaaggtctaatgatgacgGTGAAACCATTCCTGACTGTTGTAATAAACGGTCTGAATCACGACTGAGAGCCAGTGGGACTCTGACTGAAGGTGAGCGGTGAAATCCGGTCAAACTGACTCACACATTTGGATGGGGATCGAAACttcctgagagagtgggggaggcagACTCAAGGGAATCtcctgtccttatctggtctgtcctttatgtgactccagacccacactgaTGTgcctgactcttaaatgctctctgaggAAAGGggacaatgagggatgggcagccAATGCCAGCCtcgccagcgatgcccgcatcccgTCACCAAACTTATTTAAGACGAGAGTAGTTTTGCACTAAACTGACCCTTATCTTGTACTGAGGTTTGTCCGCTGGGGCTATTTTTAAGTGCAATCACCCCTCAGCTCTAAGggtgttacacacacacacacacacacacgcacacaaattcTTAACTCAGGGACCACGTTGAAGAAACGAGAGGACCGAGCGAGAGCGGGGTCACACCGATTGGAAACCGTCTTAAGCCTCACCCACCTCCGTCCAAGTGTGCTTGCCGAAGGGCGTGGAGACCTGAGTCCGGAGCTGGTGTCTCACACCGAGGCCGGCTGCCTGCCCAGGGGAAGACTACAGCAAAGTGAAGCCTTTTCTTTTCAAATCAGACAAAGAAATGACCGTTCGATTGGGAGGTTTCGTATCGCTGAGAACCTGTAAAGGACACTAAGCCCTGGTTGATATAACAGGAAGGAGGACCCCTGAAGATGGGTGGGACAGATTTCGGAGAAAAAGATCATCAGGTTTTCAATCGGACGTTAATTGTTTGGCTGTGAGTTAAAGGTCGGAGATGAGTCATTGTGGAACTGACCAATTGCTGGTCTTGATTAGCGGGAGTTTGTAGTGGATAGTGACTTGAGTTTAAAGTGAAGGGGTAGGCAGGTTTCGGTACAATCTTGGATCACCGCACGATTGGATGCTTGCTTAATATTCCTTCTTGATCTTGGTGTAAAAGATATTTAACCGAGAAATCTTTGTCTCGAGTATTGTTTTTCCACTGGTCTGACATCAGTCAACCGCTTAAGAAGGAGAagtttcacagagagagagagagacagagagagacagagagagagacagagagagagagagacagagagagcgacagagacagagagagagagagacagagagagacagagacagagagagagagagagacagacagagacagacagagaaagagagacagagagagagagacagagacagacagagagagagagagagagagagacagagagagagagacagagagagagacagagacagacagagagagagagagagagacagagagagagagacagagagagagacagagacagagggagagagagagacagagagagagacagagagagacagagacagagagagagagagggagagagacagagagacagagacagagagagagacagagacagagggagagagagagacagagagagagagacagagagagacagagacagagagagagagagagagacagagagagagagagacagagagagacagagacagagacagagagagagacagagtgacagagagagagagagagagacagagagagagagacagacagagagagagacagagagagagagacagagacagagagagacagagagagagagacagagagagagagacagagagacagaaagagacagagagagagagagagacagagagagagacagagagagagacagagacagagagagagagagagagagacagagagagagagacagagagagagagacagagtgagacagagagagagagtgagagagacagacagagacagacagagacagagagagagaaagagagacagagagagagagacagaaagagagagagacagagagagagagacagagagagagacagagagagtgacagagagagagagagacagagagagagagacagacagagagagagacagagagagagagacagagacagagagagacagagacagagagagacagacagagagagacagagagagagagacagagagacagaaagagacagagagagagagagagacagagagagagacagagagagagacagagacagagagagacagagagacagagagagagacagagagagagagacagagtgagacagagagagagagtgagagagagagacagacagagacagacagagacagagagagagagacagagagagagagagagacagagagagagagacagagtgagagagtgacagagagagagagtgacagagagagagagactagagagaaacagagagagggggatgaaatagacagggggaaagagagacagcgtgacagagagagagagagaggcaggcagggagaaagagagagagagggagagcgagagtgagagatggtggggtgggggggggggggaggcggggagacagagagagagagagagggaaggccagacagggagaaagcgagagagagggagagagagagagtgagtgggggacagagagagagaaggacagacagggagaaagcgagagagagggagagagagagagtgagtgggggacagagagagagaaggccagacagggagaaagcgagagagagggagagagagagagtgagtgggggacagagagtgagaaggacagacagggagaaagcgagagagagggagagagagagagtgagtgggggacagagagagagaaggacagacagggagaaagcgagagagagggagagagagagagtgggtgggggacagagagagagaaggacagacagggagaaagcgagagagagggagagagagagagtgagtgggggacagagagagagaaggccagacagggagaaagcgagagagagggggacagagagagagtgagtgggggacagagagagagggggacagagagggagggggacagagagagagggggacagagagggagggggacagagagagagggggacagagagggagggggacagagagagagagggacagagagagagggggacagagagggagggggacagagagagagggggacagagagagagggggacagagagggagggggacagagagggagggggacagagagagagagacagagag from Carcharodon carcharias isolate sCarCar2 chromosome 38 unlocalized genomic scaffold, sCarCar2.pri SUPER_38_unloc_3, whole genome shotgun sequence includes these protein-coding regions:
- the LOC121274819 gene encoding perforin-1-like; its protein translation is MVRILATSGSEPTLLEGWAAGLGVRHQLRTQVSTPFGKHTWTEISPTLMTGAATDAMMPNRRPAILLLLLCLCFRDSLCDCNTGNANECQGTSFVPGARLAGEGYDVVTLQTKGAFVIDVNSRCNPDGTCTLCSNWLMSDARQRLPLSLVDWRVRPSCKRLLSSRLFRSAAELGISASSKISNDWKADLQVTPKPGVTANFVVAGSKSKLTTFGTTRSKSDKYSFTSHEFHCQYYQYWVKDQPLLAAQFAQSLAILPNASHEGTRYHYRKLVATYGTHYIKSVALGGLFKDLTAIRTCEVASQGYTSEEVKDCLGVEASIQVGILVRGTARYERCKELARAMGHGDSFHQAFSDRETEDGTAFTRWADSLTASPGMVRYALEPLHHLLPRSDPRHANLQHYISDYITANALSRECDGGTQCPSGSHRDRRDPCSCLCHQDSLLDRQCCPKVKGMGRLSVTVKRGRDLWGDDNSATDGYVIVQYGQVSTRTLVVSHTNNPTWNTKLDLGVVKAESGLKLTLEVWDQDYGYDDDLLGTCKMTLTSGAHDEVCYLSYGSLTYGFTFTCAPHLGGHTCQGYLPSPNRPAFTPYLGAPQTPTARGPPGSKEPPPSVVFP